A window of Cryptomeria japonica chromosome 3, Sugi_1.0, whole genome shotgun sequence contains these coding sequences:
- the LOC131078640 gene encoding LOW QUALITY PROTEIN: pathogenesis-related thaumatin-like protein 3.2 (The sequence of the model RefSeq protein was modified relative to this genomic sequence to represent the inferred CDS: substituted 1 base at 1 genomic stop codon), which yields MARAMHTVWIALVPTLFVFLQGINVKAATFDITNQCPYTVWAAASPGGGRQLAKGQTWTIQVPAGTTGGRVWARTGCSFDRSGRGTCQTGDCNGMLSCQGYGQVPATLAEYALNXYMNLDFYDISLVDGFNVPISMTPTSTNPNCKGRITCLSDINSKCPSELKVNGGCKSACARYNTAQYCCTGASANNCGPTNYSKFFKGQCPQAYSYAKDDATSTFTCPSGTNYKVVFCG from the exons ATGGCTAGAGCGATGCACACAGTCTGGATTGCTCTCGTACCAACACTATTTGTTTTTCTCCAAG GAATAAATGTGAAGGCAGCAACGTTCGATATCACAAACCAGTGCCCCTACACGGTCTGGGCAGCGGCAAGTCCAGGTGGAGGGCGACAGCTGGCAAAAGGGCAGACGTGGACCATCCAAGTCCCGGCGGGAACAACCGGGGGCAGAGTATGGGCACGCACGGGCTGTTCTTTCGACAGAAGCGGTCGGGGCACCTGCCAAACCGGTGACTGCAACGGCATGCTCAGCTGCCAAGGCTACGGCCAGGTGCCAGCGACCCTGGCCGAATATGCCCTCAACTAATACATGAATCTTGACTTCTACGACATCTCTCTCGTCGATGGCTTCAATGTGCCTATTTCCATGACTCCCACTTCGACAAACCCTAACTGCAAGGGGAGAATTACATGTTTGAGCGACATTAATTCCAAGTGTCCTTCTGAGCTGAAGGTGAATGGTGGATGCAAAAGCGCCTGCGCCAGATATAATACGGCCCAATACTGCTGCACAGGAGCATCTGCCAACAACTGTGGTCCAACCAATTACTCCAAGTTTTTCAAGGGGCAATGCCCCCAGGCCTACAGTTACGCCAAGGATGATGCCACCAGCACCTTTACTTGCCCTAGCGGAACCAACTATAAAGTTGTCTTCTGCGGCTAA